Proteins encoded together in one Clostridia bacterium window:
- a CDS encoding glycosyltransferase, translated as MFCEVELPVKHLVDHQPYAGEGPIEEIRALARDLAGLRVLHVNSTSYGGGVAELLYTIVPLMRDAGLDAHWQVIEGAPPQFFEATKKIHNTLQSGTDALTPEEWAVYDKINADMASAFPDGPWDVVVIHDPQPLPVLSLMRQTAQSRRAPALVGSKWIWRCHIDISEPLESTWNRLWPYVNEYSCAIVTSAAYARPEITTAIAEITPSIDPTSPKNMAQSSSDARARLAQFGVDCARPLMLQVSRFDPWKDPFGVVEAYRRLKPSWPQLQLAMVGSIALDDPEGIQILSGLQGAAAGDPDIHLLSNQDGVNAAEVAAFQQCADVVVQKSLREGFGLTVTEAMWKARPVVAGRAIGCEMQITDGEDGFLVSSTEECAARADQILRDPALGAKLGGRARETVRRRFLSTGHVASYLRLFARK; from the coding sequence ATGTTTTGCGAGGTGGAACTGCCGGTAAAGCACCTTGTTGATCATCAGCCTTATGCGGGAGAAGGGCCCATCGAAGAGATCAGGGCTCTCGCTCGGGATCTTGCCGGTCTGAGGGTTCTGCACGTGAATTCCACGTCCTACGGGGGCGGTGTGGCCGAACTGCTCTATACCATAGTCCCGCTCATGCGCGATGCGGGCCTTGATGCCCACTGGCAGGTGATCGAAGGAGCGCCGCCACAGTTCTTTGAGGCCACGAAGAAGATCCATAACACACTCCAGAGTGGGACTGACGCTCTAACGCCTGAGGAGTGGGCGGTTTATGATAAGATCAACGCTGATATGGCATCGGCCTTCCCTGATGGTCCCTGGGATGTGGTGGTGATCCATGACCCTCAGCCGCTCCCAGTGCTGAGCCTGATGAGGCAGACTGCCCAGAGCCGCCGTGCGCCAGCCCTTGTAGGGAGCAAGTGGATCTGGCGGTGCCATATCGATATATCTGAACCCCTGGAGTCCACCTGGAACAGGCTTTGGCCGTATGTCAACGAGTACAGCTGCGCTATCGTGACGAGCGCCGCCTACGCCCGGCCCGAGATCACGACCGCCATTGCCGAGATCACTCCATCGATCGACCCCACGAGCCCTAAGAACATGGCCCAGTCCAGTTCGGACGCAAGGGCGAGGCTGGCCCAGTTTGGGGTGGATTGCGCCAGGCCACTCATGCTGCAGGTGTCGAGGTTTGACCCGTGGAAGGATCCGTTCGGGGTGGTTGAAGCCTACAGGCGCCTCAAGCCCAGTTGGCCCCAGCTGCAGCTGGCCATGGTCGGCTCGATTGCTCTAGATGATCCAGAGGGAATTCAGATACTCTCCGGTCTTCAGGGGGCTGCCGCAGGTGATCCAGACATCCATTTGCTCTCAAATCAGGACGGGGTGAATGCGGCAGAGGTGGCCGCTTTTCAGCAATGTGCCGACGTGGTGGTTCAGAAGTCTCTTCGCGAAGGGTTCGGACTCACAGTGACAGAAGCCATGTGGAAGGCACGGCCCGTGGTGGCTGGGCGGGCGATAGGGTGTGAGATGCAGATAACCGACGGAGAGGACGGGTTCCTCGTGTCATCGACTGAGGAGTGCGCTGCCCGAGCTGATCAGATTCTGAGAGATCCGGCCCTCGGCGCTAAGCTCGGAGGGAGAGCCAGAGAGACGGTCCGACGGAGATTCCTATCAACTGGGCATGTGGCGAGCTACCTCAGGCTCTTCGCGAGGAAGTGA
- a CDS encoding carbohydrate ABC transporter permease, whose protein sequence is MSVAGRKASSAVAMYVVAWVVALIWLVPFLGVLMASIRPLSEISRGWWRFRPFTFTFKNFAGAWNHPAAPLSRGMLNSLKVAVPSTLFPVAAASIAAYGFARFRFRGRQALLIAVVALMTLPQQMIAVPIYRIMRQLGAVDTYLGLILVHAAWGIPWVLYFMKNYFSTLPVEIEEAAKVDGASDMRILLQIVAPMALPALASACVLQFMWVWSDFFLPLILIYSPAKLLATQRVPLLRGVYHVDWGVLSAGSIIVMSVPIVVFALMQRYYIRGMAGWTSK, encoded by the coding sequence ATGAGCGTGGCCGGGCGCAAAGCTTCTTCAGCCGTGGCCATGTACGTGGTCGCTTGGGTCGTGGCCCTAATATGGCTCGTGCCATTCCTAGGCGTGCTCATGGCCTCCATCAGGCCTCTTTCGGAGATAAGCCGCGGGTGGTGGAGGTTCCGCCCGTTCACGTTCACGTTCAAGAACTTCGCCGGGGCATGGAACCACCCGGCTGCGCCTCTTTCCCGTGGGATGCTCAACTCACTGAAGGTGGCCGTCCCTTCAACGTTGTTCCCGGTGGCGGCGGCGTCGATTGCAGCCTACGGGTTCGCGCGCTTCAGGTTCCGCGGTCGTCAGGCCCTGCTGATTGCGGTCGTGGCTCTCATGACCCTTCCTCAGCAGATGATCGCTGTTCCCATCTACCGGATCATGAGGCAACTGGGCGCAGTCGACACCTACCTTGGGCTGATCTTGGTGCATGCCGCCTGGGGTATTCCATGGGTGCTCTACTTCATGAAGAACTACTTCTCCACACTTCCAGTGGAGATTGAGGAAGCGGCGAAGGTGGATGGGGCATCCGACATGAGGATCTTGCTGCAGATAGTGGCCCCCATGGCCCTGCCTGCACTGGCATCAGCTTGCGTGCTGCAGTTCATGTGGGTGTGGAGCGATTTCTTCCTTCCACTGATTCTCATCTACTCCCCGGCGAAACTCCTCGCCACCCAGAGAGTGCCCCTGCTCAGGGGGGTATACCATGTGGACTGGGGTGTTCTGTCAGCTGGATCCATCATCGTGATGTCGGTGCCTATCGTTGTGTTCGCCTTGATGCAGAGGTACTACATCAGGGGCATGGCGGGGTGGACGTCGAAGTAG
- a CDS encoding LacI family DNA-binding transcriptional regulator produces MKPTLQDMADVLQLSRSTVSRALAGDPRVAEATRRRAEGLAKQIGYQPNPMARGLATRRTNVIGLAVPWAPRSLSDPFYLEFLGYAGDTAMKRGYSLLLSASEEDGAGAFRSHVELAASARVDGIILTEPKVVDERIGLLREFDVPFVFLGMSSTPDVSWVSGNNRAGAEEAVRHLLGRGHTRIGCVTGPPDQTASVGRFDGYRAALAEAGVALDRNIVAPGDFTQAGGYSAMCEILESGRSITAVYACNDVMALGAMKAARESGRQMPMDLSIVGFDGIAMGEYMDPPLTTVRQPIRELGVAAADILIDQIEGRAQGQVHRVMPVALREGGSTCAVGESHRPR; encoded by the coding sequence TTGAAACCCACACTGCAAGACATGGCAGATGTTCTTCAGTTGTCGAGGTCTACCGTCTCTCGCGCACTTGCCGGAGATCCGCGCGTGGCAGAGGCAACCAGGCGGCGTGCGGAGGGGCTTGCGAAACAGATCGGGTACCAGCCGAACCCCATGGCGAGGGGGCTTGCTACTCGAAGGACGAACGTAATTGGGCTTGCGGTTCCGTGGGCGCCTCGGTCCCTTTCCGACCCGTTCTACCTGGAATTCCTGGGCTACGCTGGCGATACAGCGATGAAGAGAGGCTACTCCTTGCTCCTTTCGGCGTCGGAAGAGGACGGGGCAGGTGCGTTTCGCTCCCATGTGGAGCTGGCCGCCTCCGCCAGAGTGGACGGGATCATCCTCACTGAACCGAAAGTCGTGGACGAGCGCATCGGCCTTCTCAGGGAATTCGATGTGCCTTTCGTGTTCCTCGGGATGTCCTCAACTCCCGATGTGTCGTGGGTGAGCGGCAATAACAGGGCTGGAGCGGAGGAGGCTGTCAGGCATCTCCTGGGGCGCGGGCACACCAGGATCGGATGTGTGACCGGTCCGCCTGATCAGACAGCATCAGTGGGGAGGTTCGATGGTTACCGGGCCGCCCTGGCTGAAGCCGGAGTAGCGTTGGATCGAAACATCGTGGCGCCAGGAGATTTCACGCAAGCCGGAGGCTACTCGGCGATGTGTGAGATCCTGGAATCAGGCCGAAGCATTACGGCAGTGTACGCGTGCAACGATGTTATGGCCCTCGGCGCCATGAAAGCGGCGAGGGAATCGGGGCGGCAGATGCCGATGGACCTGTCGATCGTGGGGTTTGACGGGATCGCCATGGGAGAGTACATGGACCCGCCGCTCACCACAGTACGCCAGCCGATCAGGGAGTTGGGGGTTGCTGCTGCCGATATCCTCATCGATCAGATAGAAGGGCGCGCACAAGGCCAGGTGCACAGGGTGATGCCCGTGGCGCTCAGGGAGGGCGGTTCCACCTGCGCCGTTGGGGAAAGCCATAGGCCTCGGTGA
- a CDS encoding ABC transporter substrate-binding protein, translating to MLRRVMLFVFIALAIFSLNGLAAEKRLTVISGWSGPEMDAFMPVLKAFELETGIKVDYQIYRAEDLAVLLPAQFAAKTAPGDVIMMWGWFINREAQAGHVLDVTGALNEADFVPGVLDAVKSGNKLWGGSYTGKVKPGFWYRKSFFQKNGLSVPKTWDEFQALCAKIQKIPGIKAPIASGNGVGWPLSDITEHFISTYAGPEVSLGLMSGKVAWTDPIVRGVFEQRLVPMLKAHYFSEPIEWTMAADLWWSGDYGLYFMGSWITGMVKDPTDLGVFSLPGSKGIVFAPDYAFVPAYSKSPVEAKRLLAFLCTKGQEIQVRQGGHIATYDKVALDAYPPVDRGVADLMKGRVALPDLDDTIGGEWQPAFWDQLKLLWVSPARVGEVLDTLQRKMPK from the coding sequence ATGCTGCGTAGAGTCATGTTGTTCGTCTTTATTGCCCTCGCAATATTCAGTCTGAATGGCCTGGCTGCTGAGAAGAGACTAACTGTGATAAGTGGATGGTCAGGGCCTGAGATGGACGCCTTCATGCCTGTGCTGAAGGCTTTCGAGCTTGAAACTGGAATCAAGGTCGACTATCAGATCTATCGCGCGGAAGACCTCGCAGTGTTGCTCCCAGCGCAATTCGCCGCGAAGACCGCCCCAGGCGATGTAATCATGATGTGGGGTTGGTTCATCAACCGAGAGGCGCAGGCTGGGCATGTTCTGGACGTGACAGGCGCTCTCAACGAGGCCGACTTCGTGCCGGGAGTTCTGGATGCAGTCAAGAGCGGCAACAAGCTGTGGGGAGGGTCGTACACCGGCAAGGTGAAGCCGGGGTTCTGGTATCGCAAGTCCTTCTTCCAGAAGAATGGCCTATCTGTCCCGAAAACATGGGATGAGTTTCAGGCACTATGCGCCAAGATCCAGAAGATCCCCGGCATCAAAGCGCCCATCGCCAGCGGCAATGGGGTAGGATGGCCTCTCTCCGATATCACGGAGCATTTCATATCTACATATGCAGGGCCTGAGGTCAGCCTCGGCCTGATGTCGGGGAAAGTGGCCTGGACTGACCCGATTGTCCGAGGGGTGTTCGAGCAGAGGCTTGTTCCGATGCTCAAGGCCCACTACTTCAGCGAGCCCATCGAGTGGACAATGGCCGCGGATCTCTGGTGGAGCGGGGATTACGGCCTGTACTTCATGGGCAGCTGGATTACGGGCATGGTGAAGGATCCTACAGACCTAGGAGTGTTCTCTCTGCCGGGTTCGAAGGGCATAGTGTTCGCGCCTGACTACGCCTTCGTGCCCGCATACTCCAAGAGCCCAGTAGAAGCCAAGAGACTCCTTGCCTTCCTGTGCACCAAGGGACAGGAGATCCAGGTTCGCCAGGGCGGGCACATCGCTACTTACGACAAGGTCGCGCTGGATGCGTATCCCCCTGTCGATCGTGGTGTGGCAGACCTCATGAAGGGCAGGGTGGCCTTGCCCGATCTCGATGACACAATAGGCGGCGAGTGGCAGCCCGCCTTTTGGGACCAACTGAAGCTTCTATGGGTGAGCCCTGCTCGAGTGGGTGAAGTCCTCGACACACTGCAGCGCAAGATGCCCAAGTAG
- a CDS encoding sugar ABC transporter permease gives MGEFRRRLVFFLPALVLLAVFVVYPVVNTVWLSFLNRDGGFAFLANYADVLSQPEMFDARGFTRGFPFGAIIHNFIWIAIQLPFTVMLGLVLAAILREVKGGAIIKSIIFLGMVTPMVVGGIILRFLFDGNVGIIPMLLSLFGIAPRTLTAYPDTALFSLIGGSLWLWTPFAMVLYSAGIETIPHYVYEAAVIDGASQLRAFFAITVPLLRPVTGVVITMTFLWVLKIFDIVFVATMGGPGGASNVLALQMYMYAFREFNPNAAAVVATCLMLLAMVVSIPTFRSARGDE, from the coding sequence ATGGGCGAGTTTCGAAGGCGACTGGTTTTCTTCCTTCCAGCCCTTGTTCTCCTTGCAGTGTTCGTGGTGTATCCAGTAGTCAATACGGTGTGGTTGAGCTTTCTCAACAGGGATGGGGGATTTGCCTTTCTTGCGAACTATGCGGATGTGCTGTCGCAGCCTGAGATGTTCGATGCACGCGGATTCACCCGGGGGTTCCCCTTCGGCGCCATAATCCACAATTTCATCTGGATTGCGATCCAGCTTCCATTTACGGTGATGCTCGGTCTGGTGCTTGCCGCGATCCTCCGAGAGGTGAAAGGCGGCGCGATCATAAAGTCGATCATATTCCTTGGAATGGTTACCCCCATGGTTGTTGGAGGCATCATTCTCAGATTCCTCTTCGATGGCAATGTTGGGATAATCCCAATGCTGCTATCACTGTTCGGAATTGCCCCACGCACCCTCACGGCATATCCGGATACCGCTCTATTCTCGCTTATCGGAGGCTCGCTCTGGCTCTGGACCCCGTTCGCCATGGTGCTGTACTCCGCCGGCATCGAGACCATCCCCCACTACGTGTACGAGGCTGCAGTGATCGATGGGGCGTCCCAACTGCGCGCGTTCTTCGCGATCACCGTGCCGCTGCTCCGGCCGGTCACTGGAGTAGTGATCACAATGACGTTCTTGTGGGTTCTCAAGATATTCGATATTGTGTTCGTCGCCACCATGGGTGGACCCGGCGGGGCATCAAACGTCCTCGCCTTGCAGATGTACATGTACGCGTTCCGGGAGTTCAACCCGAACGCGGCTGCTGTGGTGGCCACATGTCTGATGCTCCTTGCCATGGTGGTGTCGATCCCCACGTTCAGATCCGCAAGAGGTGATGAATAA